In Lachnospiraceae bacterium, one DNA window encodes the following:
- the yhbY gene encoding ribosome assembly RNA-binding protein YhbY: MTSKQRSYLKGLAMNLDPIFQIGKSSLTPEVTEAVSEALEARELVKITVLKNCLDDGRSIAEVLGERTHSEVVQVIGRKIVLYRPAKDETKRKIVLP, translated from the coding sequence ATGACAAGTAAGCAGAGATCCTATTTAAAAGGTCTTGCAATGAACCTGGATCCAATCTTTCAGATCGGCAAATCCAGCCTTACACCAGAAGTGACAGAGGCTGTTTCTGAAGCACTGGAGGCTAGAGAGCTTGTAAAGATCACTGTATTAAAGAACTGCCTGGATGACGGCAGATCTATCGCAGAAGTATTGGGTGAGCGTACTCATTCAGAAGTAGTACAGGTGATCGGAAGAAAGATCGTACTGTATCGTCCGGCTAAGGATGAGACTAAGAGAAAGATCGTATTACCTTAA
- the rplU gene encoding 50S ribosomal protein L21 — MYAIIATGGKQYKVAEGDVIKVERLGAGAGETVTFDQVLAVNNGELQIGCPTVAGATVTATVEKEGKGKKVIVYKYKRKTGYHKKNGHRQLFTQVKIEKINA; from the coding sequence ATGTACGCGATTATTGCAACAGGCGGAAAGCAGTACAAGGTAGCAGAAGGCGATGTCATTAAGGTAGAAAGACTGGGCGCAGGCGCAGGCGAGACCGTAACATTTGACCAGGTGCTGGCTGTTAACAACGGCGAACTGCAGATTGGATGCCCAACCGTAGCCGGAGCAACTGTTACAGCAACAGTTGAGAAGGAAGGCAAGGGAAAGAAAGTTATCGTTTACAAGTATAAGAGAAAAACTGGCTATCACAAAAAGAATGGTCACAGACAGCTCTTTACACAGGTTAAGATCGAAAAGATCAACGCTTAA
- a CDS encoding TIGR02452 family protein — protein MSSFENVEVFEDTKRMCETNGKIKNALTRSVKNQKLILEGTELPAVDKVYFSDEAKIIVSTKRTFEAAAGYAGQNVAVHNFASATNPGGGVTRGSSAQEECLCRCSGLYFCLSVPEMMKGFYYPHRNAKNPLNNADIIYTPDVTVFKTDTGRPKLMNETEWYDVDVITCAAPNLRERPSNRFNQGNGDRAVKVSDRELLEIHKKRLTRILDVAVLNGDEVVILGAFGCGAFQNKPEVVARAAKEVIADYLHALKTIEFAVYCPPRDDTNFKVFKRVMGA, from the coding sequence ATGAGCAGTTTTGAGAATGTAGAGGTTTTTGAAGATACAAAAAGAATGTGTGAAACAAATGGAAAGATTAAGAATGCCCTTACACGGTCTGTGAAAAACCAGAAGCTCATTTTGGAAGGAACAGAGCTGCCTGCTGTGGATAAGGTGTATTTTTCAGATGAGGCGAAGATCATCGTATCCACAAAGCGGACTTTCGAGGCGGCTGCAGGTTATGCAGGTCAGAATGTGGCGGTACATAACTTTGCTTCCGCGACCAATCCGGGCGGCGGCGTGACAAGGGGATCCAGCGCGCAGGAAGAGTGCTTGTGCAGATGCTCCGGCCTGTATTTCTGTCTGAGTGTGCCGGAAATGATGAAGGGATTCTATTACCCTCATCGGAATGCAAAGAATCCGCTCAACAATGCGGATATCATCTATACGCCGGATGTGACCGTATTCAAGACGGATACGGGCAGGCCGAAGCTGATGAATGAAACAGAGTGGTATGATGTGGATGTAATCACCTGCGCAGCGCCGAACCTGCGAGAGCGGCCGAGCAATCGGTTCAATCAGGGTAACGGTGACCGGGCGGTCAAAGTCAGTGACCGGGAACTCCTGGAAATCCATAAGAAGAGGCTGACCAGGATTCTGGATGTTGCAGTACTGAACGGTGACGAAGTGGTAATTCTGGGCGCATTTGGATGCGGAGCGTTTCAGAATAAGCCGGAAGTGGTGGCGCGTGCTGCCAAAGAAGTGATTGCGGATTATCTGCACGCATTGAAAACCATTGAATTTGCTGTGTATTGCCCGCCGCGGGATGATACGAATTTCAAAGTGTTTAAGCGGGTGATGGGAGCGTAA
- a CDS encoding helix-turn-helix domain-containing protein, producing the protein MDLKAVGLRIKTAREAKGLTQENLAAIVDLSSTHISVIERGMKTVRLDTFVAIANALDVSADTLLVDVVTYSVDGFANGLPEAIRTLPPDEQKRLMKALKAYLE; encoded by the coding sequence ATGGATTTAAAAGCAGTAGGATTGCGTATTAAGACCGCAAGGGAAGCAAAAGGCTTGACACAGGAAAATCTGGCTGCCATTGTCGATCTCAGTTCAACACATATAAGTGTCATTGAACGCGGTATGAAAACTGTAAGATTAGATACGTTTGTTGCCATCGCAAATGCCTTGGATGTTTCCGCAGATACTCTCCTGGTTGATGTTGTGACATATTCCGTGGATGGATTCGCGAATGGTCTGCCGGAAGCAATCCGTACTCTTCCACCGGATGAACAGAAAAGGTTGATGAAAGCTCTCAAGGCTTATCTTGAATAG
- the trkA gene encoding Trk system potassium transporter TrkA: protein MKIIIVGCGKVGTTLAEQLNRENHDITLIDTDDEALKNISDNVDLMSVTGNGAIYQVQMEAGIQEADLMIATTNSDELNMLCCLIAKKAGNCHTIARIRNPEYSAEIGYIREELNLSMAINPELAAAREIARLLRFPSAIKIEPFAKGRIELLKLLIPDHSNLDQLKVMDVVNKLKSNVLICAVERGDDVVIPDGNFVMQKGDKISFIASHTDSADFFKKAGIVNNSVKTAMFVGGGKLTYYLCNQLADTKIKIKIIEQDEARCRQLSELLPNAMIIHGDGSDQQVLLEEGILQTEAFASLTGFDEENIMLSLYAASKSNAKLITKVNRIAFESVINSLNLGSLIQPKMLTADLILQYVRAMQNSMGSNVETLYKIVADKAEALEFRVKEGSPLLGIPLERLQLKNNLLVACINRSGCIITPRGKDTIEAGDTVIIVTTHTGLNDLTDILK from the coding sequence ATGAAGATCATAATCGTGGGCTGCGGCAAAGTTGGAACAACTCTGGCAGAGCAGTTAAACAGGGAAAATCATGATATCACACTGATCGATACCGATGATGAGGCATTAAAAAACATTTCTGACAATGTAGACCTGATGAGCGTAACTGGAAATGGCGCTATTTACCAGGTACAGATGGAAGCGGGTATTCAGGAGGCAGATCTGATGATCGCCACTACAAACTCAGATGAGTTGAATATGCTCTGCTGTCTGATCGCGAAAAAAGCAGGTAACTGTCATACCATCGCACGTATCCGAAACCCTGAGTATTCCGCAGAGATCGGTTATATCAGAGAAGAGTTAAACCTTTCTATGGCCATTAACCCGGAACTGGCAGCTGCGAGAGAAATCGCAAGACTTCTGCGTTTCCCATCTGCTATTAAGATCGAGCCGTTTGCCAAAGGAAGGATCGAGCTGTTAAAGCTTCTCATCCCGGATCATTCCAATTTAGACCAGTTAAAGGTCATGGATGTGGTAAATAAGTTAAAGAGCAATGTGCTGATCTGTGCTGTAGAGCGCGGGGATGACGTTGTGATCCCGGATGGTAATTTTGTGATGCAGAAAGGAGACAAGATCTCATTTATCGCATCCCATACAGACAGTGCGGACTTCTTTAAGAAAGCCGGAATCGTAAACAACTCCGTAAAAACTGCCATGTTTGTAGGCGGCGGAAAGCTGACATATTATCTTTGCAACCAGCTGGCGGATACAAAGATCAAGATCAAGATCATTGAGCAGGATGAAGCACGGTGCAGACAGTTAAGTGAACTGCTGCCAAATGCCATGATCATCCACGGTGACGGTTCTGACCAGCAGGTTTTATTGGAAGAAGGTATCCTTCAGACAGAGGCTTTTGCTTCTTTAACAGGCTTTGATGAAGAAAATATCATGCTTTCCCTGTATGCAGCCAGCAAATCCAATGCAAAGCTGATCACGAAGGTAAACAGGATTGCTTTTGAAAGTGTGATCAATTCCCTGAATCTTGGAAGCCTGATCCAGCCGAAAATGCTTACTGCAGACCTGATCCTTCAGTATGTAAGAGCAATGCAGAATTCTATGGGAAGCAATGTAGAAACTCTTTATAAGATCGTAGCTGACAAGGCAGAGGCGTTGGAATTCCGCGTAAAAGAAGGATCCCCTCTTCTTGGTATTCCGTTGGAAAGGCTGCAACTGAAAAATAATCTGTTAGTAGCCTGTATCAACCGCAGCGGCTGTATTATTACCCCTCGAGGCAAAGATACGATTGAAGCTGGCGATACCGTGATCATTGTTACGACCCATACAGGCCTGAATGATCTGACCGACATATTAAAGTAA
- a CDS encoding helix-turn-helix domain-containing protein, with the protein MVDYSPLWDTMRKRGITQYMILQDKVLDNHTLDRLKKNMNITLITLERICTYLDCTPNDVIRFTE; encoded by the coding sequence ATGGTTGATTACAGCCCGCTGTGGGACACAATGCGCAAACGCGGAATAACGCAATATATGATTCTGCAGGATAAGGTCCTCGATAATCATACGCTTGATCGTCTGAAAAAGAACATGAACATCACGTTGATTACATTGGAGCGTATCTGCACCTATCTGGATTGCACACCGAATGACGTGATTCGGTTTACAGAATAG
- a CDS encoding TrkH family potassium uptake protein, whose protein sequence is MNHSIIIYMLGWIMNIEAALMLIPILTAVVYKEGIISCYAGVAVVCAVLGFLCTRKKPKVRMFFAREGFVLVSLGWLVLSFFGCLPFVLSGEIPHFIDALFEIVSGFTTTGSSILPEVEKLSKASLIWRSFSHWIGGMGVLVFILAILPMAGDYDMHIMRAESPGPSVGKLVPKIRITAKLLYVIYFFITAVTAVFLLIGKMPIFDTICMSLGAAGTGGFACRNSGQAGYTVYQQAVLSIAMILFGINFNVYYLLLIRKPKEAFKCEEMRGYLAIILAAVVLITINIRSMFPSLFLAAHHALFQVASIITTTGYSTVDFDKWPEFSKCIIVLLMFIGACAGSTGGGMKVSRIMIAFKEAKREISTMIHPRSVKVLKYEGKVIGNDTLRVLNCYIIVYFMLFVASVLIVSLDNYDFTTSFTAVAANFNNIGPGLSVVGPASNFSMMSYLSKTVLIFDMLAGRLELFPVLVLLSPGTWKRG, encoded by the coding sequence ATGAATCATAGTATTATTATTTATATGTTAGGCTGGATTATGAATATAGAAGCGGCGCTGATGCTGATCCCTATCCTGACAGCAGTCGTTTATAAAGAAGGAATTATCAGCTGTTACGCAGGGGTAGCAGTTGTATGTGCAGTTCTTGGTTTTTTATGTACCAGAAAAAAGCCAAAGGTAAGGATGTTTTTTGCAAGGGAAGGCTTTGTACTGGTTTCCTTAGGCTGGCTGGTTCTAAGCTTTTTTGGCTGCCTTCCTTTTGTGTTAAGCGGGGAGATACCTCATTTTATTGATGCTTTGTTTGAAATTGTGTCCGGTTTTACTACTACCGGTTCCAGTATCCTTCCAGAGGTGGAGAAGCTGTCAAAAGCCAGCCTGATCTGGAGAAGTTTTTCCCACTGGATCGGAGGCATGGGCGTTCTTGTATTTATCCTTGCTATTCTTCCCATGGCAGGAGACTATGATATGCACATCATGAGAGCAGAAAGTCCGGGACCTTCTGTAGGGAAACTGGTACCGAAGATCCGCATTACCGCAAAGCTGTTATATGTGATCTATTTCTTTATTACCGCTGTGACTGCAGTTTTCCTGCTGATCGGGAAAATGCCTATATTTGATACCATCTGTATGAGCCTTGGCGCAGCTGGAACAGGAGGTTTTGCCTGCCGCAACAGCGGACAGGCAGGTTATACCGTTTACCAGCAGGCAGTTTTAAGTATTGCCATGATTCTTTTTGGTATTAACTTTAATGTTTATTATCTGCTTCTCATTCGTAAGCCCAAAGAAGCCTTCAAGTGTGAGGAGATGCGTGGTTATCTGGCGATCATCCTGGCAGCGGTAGTGCTGATCACTATTAATATCCGCTCCATGTTCCCATCTCTTTTCCTGGCAGCTCACCATGCATTATTTCAGGTTGCTTCTATTATTACAACCACTGGTTATTCTACCGTAGATTTTGATAAATGGCCGGAGTTTTCAAAATGCATTATCGTGCTGTTGATGTTTATTGGTGCCTGCGCAGGAAGTACAGGCGGCGGAATGAAGGTTTCCCGTATTATGATCGCTTTTAAAGAAGCTAAACGGGAAATTTCTACCATGATCCACCCAAGAAGTGTAAAGGTCTTAAAATATGAGGGGAAAGTGATCGGAAATGATACCCTTCGTGTTTTAAACTGCTATATTATTGTATATTTTATGCTGTTTGTGGCTTCTGTCCTTATTGTCAGTCTGGATAATTATGATTTTACCACCAGCTTTACAGCAGTAGCCGCCAACTTTAATAATATTGGACCGGGACTTTCCGTTGTAGGTCCTGCATCTAACTTCTCTATGATGTCCTACCTGTCAAAAACAGTGCTTATCTTTGACATGCTGGCAGGCAGACTGGAGCTGTTCCCGGTACTTGTTCTTCTTTCTCCGGGAACTTGGAAAAGAGGATAA
- a CDS encoding replication initiation protein, giving the protein MYSTDLLLKVPKTILLTGISGIDGKPISAIAWKALLSIMYFFPERDHCEITVPITILHMMFGYYSNSECNRNRSHHVRRILSHLEDLAEQPLVFGRHRKNNTSGMVCIESVRVDILSDLCSVTFSHDFIQYWENNTEKTYKTVNLQNLYSLHTLPAVILYLRCVVSNSGVITISTAALAKLLTGDPDYPYKLLKKDKFRPAIAVIYSNTGFRIHFKEILSGNRVQKIQFTFRRNLIVPNNG; this is encoded by the coding sequence ATGTATTCCACTGATTTGTTATTAAAAGTTCCAAAAACCATTTTGTTAACCGGGATTTCCGGGATTGACGGAAAGCCGATTTCCGCAATCGCCTGGAAGGCCCTGCTGTCCATCATGTACTTTTTCCCCGAACGCGATCACTGTGAAATCACTGTGCCGATCACGATCCTGCACATGATGTTTGGATACTATTCCAATTCGGAGTGCAATCGCAATCGCTCACACCATGTCCGTCGCATCCTCTCCCATCTGGAAGATCTTGCCGAGCAGCCTCTTGTTTTTGGAAGACACCGTAAGAATAATACATCAGGCATGGTCTGTATAGAGTCTGTACGGGTGGATATCCTTTCAGATCTGTGTTCCGTAACTTTTTCCCATGACTTTATTCAGTATTGGGAAAACAATACCGAAAAGACTTACAAAACTGTAAATCTCCAAAACCTGTATTCGCTTCATACACTGCCTGCCGTTATTCTCTACCTGCGCTGTGTAGTATCCAACTCAGGCGTTATTACCATTTCCACAGCGGCGTTGGCAAAGCTGCTTACCGGAGATCCGGACTATCCGTATAAGTTGCTCAAAAAGGATAAATTTCGTCCGGCCATTGCGGTTATCTATTCGAATACGGGTTTTCGCATTCATTTTAAAGAAATATTAAGCGGTAATCGTGTTCAAAAAATACAATTTACCTTTAGGCGAAATCTGATCGTCCCAAATAATGGATGA
- a CDS encoding helix-turn-helix domain-containing protein, whose protein sequence is MEPMYLSIQPEKTGERIRKLLLEQGYTIREIQGAFGFENPQAIYKWLSGKSLPSIDNFIILSRLLHTTIEDILVIDGDIPRLWGILNRWLNDIRRRMI, encoded by the coding sequence ATGGAACCAATGTATTTGTCAATCCAGCCGGAAAAGACCGGGGAACGCATAAGAAAGCTGCTTTTGGAACAGGGGTATACGATTCGGGAAATCCAGGGAGCTTTCGGGTTTGAAAATCCACAGGCCATTTATAAATGGTTGTCCGGCAAATCGTTACCCAGCATAGACAATTTCATTATTTTAAGTAGATTATTACATACTACGATTGAAGATATCCTCGTCATTGACGGGGATATTCCTCGTTTATGGGGAATTTTAAACCGATGGTTGAATGACATCCGCCGCCGTATGATTTAG
- the rpmA gene encoding 50S ribosomal protein L27 has protein sequence MLKMNLQLFAHKKGVGSTKNGRDSESKRLGAKRADGQFVLAGNILYRQRGTHIHPGNNVGKGGDDTLFALVDGVVKFERKGRDKKQVSVYPRAINE, from the coding sequence ATGTTAAAGATGAACCTTCAGTTATTCGCTCATAAAAAGGGTGTTGGTTCTACTAAGAACGGCCGTGATTCCGAGTCCAAGAGACTTGGCGCAAAGAGAGCTGATGGACAGTTCGTACTGGCAGGAAACATCCTGTACAGACAGCGCGGTACACATATTCATCCTGGCAACAACGTAGGTAAGGGCGGCGACGATACCTTATTTGCTTTAGTAGACGGAGTTGTTAAGTTTGAAAGAAAGGGCAGAGACAAGAAGCAGGTTTCTGTTTACCCAAGAGCAATCAACGAGTAA
- the rsfS gene encoding ribosome silencing factor has product MNSKEMVKIAYEALSDKKGQDIKIIDIQSVSVLADYFIIADGSNPNQVQAMADNVEEMLGKAGCECKQIEGYQSANWILMDYKDIIVHIFCREDRLFYDLERIWRDGKTFVDVNEIN; this is encoded by the coding sequence ATGAATTCTAAGGAAATGGTAAAAATTGCCTATGAGGCGTTAAGTGATAAAAAGGGACAGGATATTAAGATCATCGATATCCAGTCTGTATCCGTTCTTGCTGATTATTTCATTATTGCAGACGGAAGCAACCCAAACCAGGTACAGGCAATGGCCGACAATGTAGAAGAGATGCTTGGCAAAGCAGGCTGTGAGTGTAAGCAGATTGAAGGCTATCAGAGTGCAAACTGGATTCTTATGGACTACAAAGATATCATCGTGCATATTTTCTGCCGCGAAGACCGTCTGTTCTATGATCTGGAGCGTATCTGGAGAGATGGAAAGACATTTGTGGATGTAAATGAGATTAATTAA
- the nadD gene encoding nicotinate-nucleotide adenylyltransferase, translated as MAKIGILGGTFDPIHNGHLALGKQAYEQFGLDEIWFMLSGHPPHKKGRLVTEGKEREDMVKLAIASVPYFVYSDFELKREGNTYTAQTLTLLKEAYPQHEFYFIIGADSLYEIEQWYHPELVMKQAVLLAAARTYEKDHRDFEKQINYLQEKYGARIGMIQFKEMDISSRQIRKAVGSGQSVEKLVPGSVAGYIRIHGLYREAFDD; from the coding sequence ATGGCGAAAATAGGAATCTTGGGAGGAACCTTTGATCCGATCCATAATGGTCATCTTGCCCTTGGAAAACAGGCATACGAGCAATTTGGGCTGGATGAGATCTGGTTTATGCTTTCTGGCCATCCTCCTCATAAAAAGGGTCGCCTGGTAACAGAGGGAAAAGAGCGGGAAGATATGGTAAAACTGGCCATTGCGTCAGTTCCCTATTTTGTATATTCCGATTTTGAATTAAAAAGGGAAGGAAATACTTATACAGCCCAGACGCTGACACTGCTTAAGGAAGCATATCCCCAGCATGAGTTTTATTTTATCATAGGTGCAGATTCCCTTTATGAGATCGAACAGTGGTATCATCCGGAGCTGGTCATGAAACAGGCTGTTTTGCTGGCTGCGGCAAGAACTTATGAAAAAGATCACCGTGATTTTGAAAAGCAGATAAATTATCTGCAGGAAAAATATGGTGCCAGGATTGGTATGATTCAGTTCAAAGAAATGGATATATCTTCCAGACAGATACGAAAAGCAGTTGGATCAGGCCAGTCTGTTGAAAAACTGGTACCAGGTTCGGTTGCCGGATATATCAGAATACATGGACTTTACAGAGAAGCCTTTGATGATTAA
- the yqeK gene encoding bis(5'-nucleosyl)-tetraphosphatase (symmetrical) YqeK has translation MSNHCSQIMMLRSKLKTKLDPMRYEHSLSVSFTCMNLAMRYGYDIDKAELAGLMHDCGKRFTDEIILKKCISHKILVTDAEQKALPVLHAKYGAWLAENKYGIEDPEIISAIACHTTGKADMSVLDKIVYIADYIEPRRYKADNLPQMRKLAYEDLDKTMYEILKSTLEYLAKKGAAADPMTATAYEYFRQLVAAEK, from the coding sequence ATGAGTAATCATTGCAGTCAGATCATGATGCTGCGCAGTAAACTGAAAACAAAACTGGATCCTATGCGTTATGAGCATTCACTTAGTGTATCCTTTACCTGTATGAATCTTGCCATGCGTTATGGGTATGACATAGATAAGGCAGAACTTGCAGGACTGATGCATGACTGTGGAAAGCGTTTTACAGATGAGATCATTTTAAAGAAATGTATCAGTCATAAGATTCTTGTGACTGATGCAGAACAGAAAGCCCTTCCAGTACTTCATGCCAAATATGGCGCCTGGCTGGCGGAGAATAAATACGGAATCGAAGACCCAGAGATCATAAGCGCCATTGCCTGTCATACAACAGGTAAGGCAGATATGTCTGTTTTGGATAAGATCGTATATATTGCTGATTATATTGAGCCAAGGCGATACAAAGCAGATAATCTGCCTCAGATGAGAAAACTTGCATATGAAGATCTGGATAAGACCATGTATGAGATTTTAAAAAGCACATTGGAATATCTGGCAAAGAAGGGCGCAGCAGCTGATCCTATGACTGCTACGGCTTATGAGTATTTCAGACAGCTGGTAGCCGCCGAAAAGTAA
- the obgE gene encoding GTPase ObgE: MFADRAKVFIKSGKGGDGHVSFRRELYVPNGGPDGGDGGRGGDVIFQVDTGKNTLVDFRHIHKYVAKDGQEGGKRRCHGADADDLIVKVPEGTVIKDFESGKVIADMSGDNKREVILKGGKGGLGNMHFATSTMQVPKYAQPGQPGQELWVTLELKVIADVGLVGFPNVGKSTLLSVVSNARPEIANYHFTTLNPHLGVVDLGDGAGFVMADIPGLIEGASEGVGLGHSFLRHIERTKVLVHVVDGASVEGRDPLEDILTINKELEAYNPDLLKRPQVIAANKMDACYSEDDSNDIIARLKAEFEPKGIKVFPISAVSRQGVKELLWHVNDLLKTVDSAPVVFEKEFEIEYQGDRSLPYTVTRADDGAYVVEGPRIEKMLGYTNLDSEKGFDFFQKFLKNTGILDDLEKSGINEGDTVRMYGLEFDYYK, encoded by the coding sequence ATGTTCGCAGATAGAGCAAAAGTATTTATAAAGTCCGGTAAAGGCGGAGATGGCCATGTTTCTTTCCGAAGAGAACTTTATGTTCCAAATGGCGGTCCTGACGGCGGGGACGGCGGAAGAGGCGGCGATGTTATTTTCCAGGTAGATACAGGAAAAAACACACTGGTAGATTTCCGTCATATTCATAAATATGTGGCAAAAGACGGACAGGAAGGTGGAAAACGCCGCTGTCATGGAGCAGATGCCGATGATCTGATCGTAAAGGTACCGGAAGGTACTGTAATTAAAGATTTTGAATCCGGAAAAGTCATTGCAGACATGTCCGGTGATAATAAAAGAGAAGTTATTTTAAAAGGCGGAAAAGGCGGCCTTGGAAACATGCATTTCGCAACCTCCACCATGCAGGTTCCCAAGTATGCACAGCCTGGACAGCCTGGACAGGAGCTGTGGGTCACTCTGGAGCTTAAGGTGATCGCAGATGTAGGTCTGGTAGGATTTCCAAATGTTGGAAAATCTACATTGTTATCCGTAGTCAGCAACGCAAGACCTGAGATTGCAAACTATCATTTTACTACATTAAATCCACATCTGGGTGTGGTGGATCTGGGTGATGGTGCAGGTTTTGTTATGGCAGATATCCCGGGATTGATCGAGGGAGCTTCTGAGGGAGTAGGACTGGGGCATTCTTTCCTGCGTCATATTGAGCGTACCAAAGTGTTAGTCCATGTAGTAGACGGTGCTTCTGTAGAAGGAAGAGATCCGTTAGAGGATATTTTAACTATTAACAAAGAGCTGGAGGCATACAATCCGGATCTTTTAAAACGCCCACAGGTGATCGCAGCCAATAAAATGGATGCATGTTATTCGGAAGATGACTCCAACGATATTATTGCCAGATTAAAGGCAGAATTTGAGCCAAAGGGTATTAAAGTATTTCCAATCTCTGCAGTCAGCAGACAGGGCGTAAAAGAGCTGTTATGGCATGTAAATGACCTGTTAAAGACTGTAGATTCTGCACCGGTTGTATTCGAGAAGGAATTTGAGATTGAGTATCAGGGCGACCGCAGCCTTCCGTATACAGTTACAAGAGCAGATGATGGTGCTTATGTAGTAGAGGGACCGAGAATTGAAAAGATGCTGGGTTATACGAATCTGGATTCTGAGAAGGGCTTTGATTTCTTCCAGAAATTCTTAAAAAATACCGGTATTTTAGACGACCTTGAAAAATCTGGTATCAATGAAGGCGATACTGTCCGTATGTATGGACTGGAGTTTGATTATTATAAATAA
- a CDS encoding ribosomal-processing cysteine protease Prp, with translation MIQTTVFKKSTDSGNDLYCGIVIKGHAGYAEEGEDIICAAVSALAINFYNSVETFTDDGFEGTAGQDDIQFDFRFTSDISPESQLLMNSLILGLQNIENDYGRSYINIRFKEV, from the coding sequence ATGATCCAGACAACAGTATTTAAGAAATCCACAGATTCAGGCAATGATCTTTACTGCGGGATCGTGATTAAGGGACATGCAGGTTATGCTGAAGAAGGTGAAGATATTATCTGCGCAGCAGTTTCTGCATTGGCTATTAATTTTTATAATTCAGTAGAGACATTTACGGATGACGGATTTGAAGGAACAGCAGGACAGGATGACATTCAGTTTGACTTCCGCTTCACTTCAGATATAAGCCCTGAGTCACAGCTCCTTATGAATTCTCTTATTCTGGGACTTCAGAATATTGAGAATGATTATGGAAGATCATACATTAATATCCGGTTTAAGGAGGTGTAA